Proteins encoded within one genomic window of Halocatena marina:
- the queC gene encoding 7-cyano-7-deazaguanine synthase QueC yields MNEKRAVILASGGMDSATAAAVAQDEGYELYMLHTSYGQRTESKEYECAKAQAKHYDAADFLYLTTDHLSKIGASSLTDEKLDVAEADLESDEIPNSYVPFRNANLLSMAVSYAEANDCDAVFIGAHSEDFSGYPDCRPQFFDAFQQVVNAGTKDETQLSIEAPFVEWSKTDIVECGLGLDVPYELTWSCYRKEGPACGTCDACAFRLQAFQNLSEQDSIGYVECPDYTE; encoded by the coding sequence ATGAACGAAAAGCGCGCAGTTATCCTTGCCTCTGGGGGAATGGACAGTGCAACCGCTGCGGCAGTTGCACAAGATGAAGGCTACGAACTATATATGCTCCACACTTCCTACGGTCAACGGACAGAATCAAAGGAATACGAGTGTGCAAAAGCACAGGCTAAACACTACGACGCTGCCGATTTTTTATACCTCACGACGGATCACCTCTCGAAGATCGGTGCATCCAGCCTGACCGACGAAAAGCTGGATGTGGCTGAAGCCGATCTTGAGAGTGACGAAATACCGAACTCGTATGTTCCCTTCCGGAATGCGAATCTGCTTTCGATGGCCGTTTCGTATGCCGAGGCTAATGACTGTGACGCAGTGTTCATAGGTGCTCATTCTGAGGATTTCTCAGGATATCCGGATTGCAGGCCGCAGTTCTTCGACGCATTCCAGCAGGTTGTGAACGCTGGCACGAAAGACGAAACACAACTCAGTATCGAGGCGCCATTTGTCGAGTGGTCGAAGACAGATATCGTCGAATGCGGACTCGGACTAGATGTCCCATACGAGCTTACTTGGAGTTGTTATCGAAAGGAGGGACCTGCGTGTGGAACTTGTGACGCCTGTGCATTTCGGCTTCAGGCATTCCAGAACCTCAGCGAGCAGGATTCGATTGGGTACGTCGAGTGCCCCGATTACACTGAATAA
- a CDS encoding putative phosphothreonine lyase domain-containg protein translates to MSDSPNIGGDHYFSDYNVTRPEDVTVADVPSADNEAIRTIDLEALDQQETIGKWQVTGSAERIEELWPTLVADAEAGLIWAVKAMTAFGYEELSMYDDYLLTVYTPNYFERHDVNRVRTHLRNERDVTHELYYKPDIYTAKGIVAETAEQFGLSVPARYVD, encoded by the coding sequence GTGAGTGATTCTCCGAACATCGGGGGCGACCACTACTTTTCGGACTACAACGTGACACGCCCCGAGGACGTCACGGTTGCTGACGTCCCATCAGCGGACAATGAGGCGATACGGACTATCGACCTCGAAGCGCTTGACCAGCAGGAAACCATCGGCAAGTGGCAGGTCACTGGGTCAGCAGAACGGATCGAAGAGTTGTGGCCCACACTCGTTGCAGATGCAGAGGCAGGTCTCATCTGGGCAGTGAAAGCCATGACTGCGTTCGGGTATGAGGAACTCTCGATGTACGATGACTATCTCCTCACGGTCTACACACCCAACTATTTCGAGCGCCACGATGTCAACCGAGTCAGAACTCATCTCCGAAACGAACGCGACGTTACTCACGAACTGTACTACAAGCCTGATATCTATACCGCGAAGGGAATCGTGGCTGAGACAGCCGAACAGTTTGGCCTCTCAGTTCCAGCGAGATACGTGGACTAG
- a CDS encoding GNAT family N-acetyltransferase — protein sequence MPTGEIREAVAADASDLVTVYQSAYRENRDRGFSAKMESVNERTVAEWIDEYRVYVATVDGDVIGGVRLEETASERVKLSRLGVHDQWKGKGVGSRLIEYAENAMRASGYATIWLTTPQDHPYLPEVYRRRGYEKTGLYPLEYRRYDEIIMEKQL from the coding sequence ATGCCAACGGGTGAAATTCGGGAGGCTGTCGCAGCCGATGCTAGCGACCTCGTGACGGTCTATCAGAGCGCGTATCGCGAGAATCGTGACCGTGGGTTCTCTGCGAAGATGGAGTCCGTCAACGAACGTACTGTCGCAGAGTGGATCGACGAATACCGGGTGTACGTCGCCACTGTCGACGGTGACGTTATTGGAGGTGTTCGTCTCGAAGAGACCGCGTCAGAGCGAGTGAAGCTCAGTCGTCTGGGCGTCCACGATCAGTGGAAAGGCAAAGGCGTCGGGAGTCGATTAATAGAGTATGCCGAGAACGCGATGCGAGCGTCGGGATATGCTACTATCTGGCTGACGACACCGCAAGACCATCCGTATCTTCCCGAGGTGTATCGTCGGCGCGGATACGAGAAGACAGGGCTGTATCCGCTGGAATATCGCAGGTATGACGAAATCATCATGGAAAAACAACTCTGA
- a CDS encoding class I SAM-dependent methyltransferase, protein MSSDEESPISQAVYDQLATSYDDITTSAVREQYEWPAVQSLLPSLDGIHVLDAACGNGFYTERIVECGATAVGVDASPEMLSHAQERFADDDRVEVNQADLTDGLPCLEDDAFDLVLCQLALEHIEAWEAVFAGFNRILMPGGQVVVSTSHPVRDYIEAEYPVREQILAEEASYPEIEQVDRDWGDEDSECVVPFYRRPLAGMFDPALNNGFVVEQVVEPVVTDAFSEATPKFATVLRDGPPLFICVRYLKPR, encoded by the coding sequence GTGTCATCAGACGAGGAGTCCCCAATTTCCCAAGCCGTGTACGATCAACTCGCGACGAGCTACGATGATATCACCACCAGTGCTGTCCGAGAACAGTACGAGTGGCCGGCTGTTCAATCGTTGCTTCCATCCCTTGACGGCATCCACGTGCTTGATGCAGCCTGTGGGAACGGTTTCTACACCGAGCGGATTGTCGAGTGTGGAGCGACCGCAGTCGGTGTTGATGCCAGCCCCGAAATGCTCAGCCACGCACAGGAGCGATTCGCCGATGATGATCGGGTGGAGGTGAATCAAGCCGATCTCACTGATGGGCTTCCGTGTCTCGAGGACGACGCGTTTGATCTCGTGCTCTGTCAGCTCGCACTCGAACACATCGAAGCGTGGGAGGCCGTATTCGCTGGCTTCAATCGCATTCTCATGCCCGGTGGGCAGGTCGTGGTGTCGACCAGTCATCCTGTACGGGACTACATAGAAGCGGAATATCCTGTCCGGGAGCAGATCCTTGCCGAGGAGGCCTCCTATCCAGAAATCGAACAGGTGGACCGGGACTGGGGCGACGAAGACAGCGAATGTGTCGTCCCGTTCTATCGACGACCGCTTGCGGGGATGTTCGATCCAGCGCTCAATAACGGGTTTGTCGTCGAGCAAGTTGTCGAACCGGTAGTGACTGACGCTTTCAGCGAGGCCACTCCCAAGTTTGCGACCGTACTCCGTGACGGCCCGCCACTGTTTATCTGTGTTCGATATTTAAAACCAAGATAA
- a CDS encoding nucleotidyltransferase domain-containing protein: MSDPAPTLRRHLDRYLDTIDPATLPDIVGVCLTGSLATEFADEYSDIDLMVVVDNDGTDANLADIGKELIPDEATAVQWRESVRRYSFDWKAHHFDVDVVRYEDLRGSDWDLETRWEYDNAEVLVDPTGRVTARLCHEVPFSDGELAKLIEQYADTMLFDAQWKVQKACLRGSFHAAHRAATQATDAALTLLYLREHEFVPYDKWVITGLETLAQTDKETRTLVWDATCIRERTPDDVHRRVQALQSLWKRIAISLREMDCIDVESLSWEAPPVDLCFVD; the protein is encoded by the coding sequence ATGAGTGATCCAGCGCCCACACTCCGCCGACATCTCGACCGCTATCTTGATACGATCGACCCAGCGACACTCCCAGATATCGTTGGGGTCTGTCTCACGGGCAGCCTCGCCACTGAGTTCGCCGACGAATACTCAGATATTGATCTCATGGTCGTCGTAGACAACGACGGCACCGACGCCAATCTCGCCGATATTGGGAAAGAGCTGATCCCCGACGAAGCGACAGCCGTCCAGTGGCGGGAATCGGTGAGGCGGTACTCCTTCGACTGGAAGGCCCACCATTTCGATGTGGACGTCGTCCGTTACGAGGACCTCCGAGGATCGGACTGGGATCTCGAAACGCGATGGGAGTACGACAACGCCGAGGTGCTGGTTGATCCGACGGGACGGGTGACCGCCCGGCTCTGTCACGAAGTGCCGTTCAGCGATGGGGAGCTGGCCAAGTTGATAGAGCAGTATGCCGACACCATGCTCTTTGATGCACAGTGGAAGGTCCAAAAGGCCTGCCTCAGAGGATCGTTCCACGCGGCTCACCGAGCTGCAACCCAGGCAACCGACGCAGCGCTTACACTCTTGTACCTTCGAGAACACGAGTTCGTCCCGTATGACAAGTGGGTGATCACGGGACTCGAGACGTTGGCCCAGACCGACAAGGAGACACGGACTCTCGTCTGGGACGCAACGTGCATCCGGGAACGGACCCCTGATGATGTTCATCGGCGGGTTCAGGCACTTCAGTCACTGTGGAAGCGAATTGCAATCTCTCTTCGTGAAATGGACTGCATCGATGTCGAATCCCTCTCCTGGGAAGCCCCGCCTGTGGACCTCTGTTTCGTCGATTGA
- a CDS encoding phosphotransferase enzyme family protein: MDRTIEHIAQQELGGPSVEIGRPPEGLHETYTLTYDDTGYIVQFLGDRDEHDDSLARGLSCYRLLADSGVPVPTPVTETVHELDGRRYTVVERLTGTTGKLDISPQRVHNAGQRLAQIHNSLDFDQPGTLSFDGLDSVVEPFCEGDWCDRIERQMRAKITILLDAGLTPARDAIAQRLDGILSVIPATFTPVLCHGDFSPDNVLFRGENVVGVLDFDRSYVGHALWDLTVSATAFWMHDPGGKWTVRDDFYDGYCSRRSITDRFERIEPLYRVATLARGVAGLINSRGLSEYEREFYTDAIIEAADRAEPV; the protein is encoded by the coding sequence ATGGACAGAACGATTGAGCACATTGCCCAACAAGAACTAGGAGGACCCTCGGTAGAGATCGGACGCCCCCCTGAGGGACTCCACGAGACATACACGCTCACCTACGACGACACAGGATACATTGTTCAGTTTCTTGGTGACCGCGACGAGCACGACGACTCGCTCGCACGTGGACTGAGTTGTTATCGGCTTCTGGCCGACAGCGGCGTGCCAGTTCCGACGCCAGTAACCGAGACGGTTCACGAACTCGATGGTCGTCGATACACCGTTGTCGAACGACTTACAGGGACGACCGGCAAGCTGGATATTTCACCACAGAGAGTCCACAACGCGGGGCAAAGACTCGCACAGATTCACAACAGTCTCGACTTCGACCAGCCCGGAACCCTCAGCTTCGACGGACTCGATTCGGTTGTCGAACCGTTCTGCGAAGGAGACTGGTGCGACCGAATCGAACGGCAGATGCGCGCGAAGATAACCATCCTCCTAGATGCTGGGCTCACTCCCGCGAGGGATGCCATTGCACAGAGACTCGACGGTATACTTTCGGTGATTCCTGCGACGTTCACGCCGGTACTCTGTCATGGCGATTTTTCACCGGACAATGTCCTCTTCCGTGGCGAAAATGTTGTTGGCGTGCTTGATTTCGACCGGTCGTATGTCGGCCACGCTTTATGGGATCTCACAGTCAGTGCAACGGCATTTTGGATGCATGACCCTGGTGGGAAGTGGACGGTTCGAGATGATTTCTATGACGGATACTGTTCAAGGCGCTCAATTACTGACCGGTTCGAGCGCATAGAACCGCTCTATCGAGTTGCAACCCTCGCACGAGGTGTTGCAGGTCTGATCAACAGTCGGGGACTTTCGGAGTACGAACGGGAGTTCTATACCGATGCCATCATCGAGGCAGCTGACCGCGCCGAGCCTGTATGA
- a CDS encoding type II toxin-antitoxin system VapC family toxin, whose amino-acid sequence MSRTDARATSDAAVETHADPLFIDTGAFFAYYNDRDKHHERTRTVFQAIQSGELAYEPLYTTRFVLAELTTLLLYKVDHQTASQALGEILTADSINVIRVDASTFTEARTAFDQYDDQTITLVNHLTAVLAGEYDTEYVFAFDSDFSTLGLTRVPVDTSLLEP is encoded by the coding sequence ATGAGTAGGACAGACGCACGGGCCACCTCCGACGCTGCCGTCGAAACTCACGCCGATCCGCTGTTCATCGACACAGGCGCCTTCTTCGCTTATTACAATGACCGCGACAAACACCACGAGCGCACGCGCACGGTGTTTCAGGCCATTCAGTCCGGCGAGCTCGCGTACGAACCGCTGTACACGACCCGATTCGTCCTCGCGGAGCTGACGACACTATTACTCTACAAGGTCGACCATCAGACCGCCTCACAAGCACTCGGAGAGATCCTCACCGCCGACAGTATCAACGTGATTCGAGTCGATGCCTCGACATTTACGGAGGCACGCACTGCGTTCGACCAGTATGACGATCAGACGATCACGCTCGTCAATCACCTCACCGCGGTGCTCGCTGGGGAGTATGACACGGAATACGTCTTCGCGTTTGATAGTGACTTCTCGACGCTTGGCTTGACGCGCGTCCCCGTCGATACCAGCCTGCTCGAGCCCTAA
- a CDS encoding winged helix-turn-helix domain-containing protein: MERDRNDKGQFTGSVTDEQVLDAVRTVAPEPATATEVGEELGVTRKAAWEHLTALHEDGRVERKKVGGRSVVWWLDDDRTTAGINPDDAFWSATPGSSETPTDAAKADEYLADALSNE; encoded by the coding sequence ATGGAGCGTGATCGAAACGACAAGGGTCAGTTCACCGGCTCGGTGACCGACGAACAGGTCCTTGATGCCGTTCGAACGGTCGCACCGGAGCCAGCGACCGCCACCGAGGTGGGCGAGGAGCTTGGCGTGACACGGAAGGCCGCGTGGGAACACCTGACGGCTTTGCACGAGGACGGACGGGTCGAACGTAAGAAAGTCGGTGGGCGGTCGGTCGTGTGGTGGCTTGACGACGATCGTACGACTGCTGGCATTAATCCCGACGATGCGTTCTGGAGCGCTACCCCTGGCAGTTCGGAGACACCGACAGACGCCGCAAAGGCCGACGAATATCTCGCTGACGCACTTTCGAATGAGTAG
- a CDS encoding winged helix-turn-helix domain-containing protein, whose product MPTTEADADEVLRLLHKYGDVITQLLSDELTVHELALLLDPSQRTIRRVLETFDEQGLVVQEKNAYRLTQYGRQVAWLQCQHNRRISEVIDASEVLANLPGDAAIGCEMMRGVEAKTYPSSMRDVAFDPVEDSMESADRIRGISPEVRDRYVQLFTRHIFNYETEVELILEMEMIQGLNNFYSTELREAISAHNCSIWPAETVPAYGLIIVDEAEVWIGVYRNGGELMGTLYNDSSQAVAWAIDLFDSYREQADRVLNP is encoded by the coding sequence ATGCCTACTACGGAGGCAGACGCGGACGAGGTACTCCGATTACTACACAAATACGGCGATGTGATTACCCAACTACTTTCAGATGAATTAACCGTCCATGAACTAGCTCTCCTTCTCGATCCATCTCAACGAACAATTAGACGAGTGCTCGAGACATTCGACGAGCAAGGACTCGTCGTTCAGGAGAAAAACGCCTACCGATTGACACAATATGGTCGGCAGGTCGCATGGTTGCAGTGTCAGCATAATCGCCGGATATCGGAGGTTATAGATGCTTCAGAGGTGCTCGCCAATCTTCCGGGAGACGCTGCGATTGGATGTGAGATGATGCGGGGGGTTGAGGCAAAGACGTACCCGAGTTCGATGCGGGACGTCGCATTCGATCCAGTCGAGGACTCGATGGAGAGTGCTGATCGCATTCGCGGGATCTCGCCAGAAGTGAGGGATCGATATGTCCAGCTATTCACTCGGCATATATTCAATTATGAAACTGAAGTCGAACTCATTCTAGAGATGGAGATGATCCAGGGTCTGAACAATTTCTATTCAACTGAGTTGCGTGAAGCGATTTCCGCGCATAACTGCTCGATTTGGCCCGCTGAGACGGTCCCAGCGTATGGCTTGATTATCGTCGACGAGGCTGAGGTCTGGATCGGAGTGTATCGAAATGGAGGTGAACTAATGGGAACGCTCTACAATGACTCCAGTCAAGCGGTCGCGTGGGCTATCGATCTCTTCGATAGCTATCGCGAGCAGGCGGATAGAGTCCTTAACCCGTAA
- a CDS encoding tyrosine-type recombinase/integrase, whose product MSSREPKREVEVIREQLETDERGGSDSDREALLEFSDRLSLLRETYSWHRHVKLLRHCVRMSELCPVSIAEALDDRDAAEEIVRWIHSEYDLDETPETNHSYRVAIRIFGKRLADDDEIPDSLSWISTTLPSSYDPMPDPSKMLAWDDEVQAMLEECHNPRDRAAIALQFDAGLRGGELEGLKIGDVSDTDTGLIVSVDGKTGQRSIDLIPSVPFVKRWLVEHPRRTDHTAPLWCKLSDGSEMSYRSYLKMFKEPAKRAGITKPVTPTAFRKSNACWLARQGASQTLIEDRQGRARGSDHTARYISRFGRESANRQYRKLHGIEVEETEEEDIAPHDCPRCEKPTPKHEPLCVWCGQALDPEAAKRSRDLNKFLRDALARTDDPDKIQAILEVGDLADDRADFRTQLVEQLSS is encoded by the coding sequence ATGTCTTCGAGGGAACCCAAGCGGGAAGTCGAAGTAATTCGGGAGCAACTCGAAACGGATGAACGCGGCGGATCCGATTCCGACCGTGAGGCGCTGCTTGAATTCTCCGACCGACTCAGTTTGCTGCGAGAAACGTACTCCTGGCACCGTCATGTGAAACTGCTCCGTCATTGTGTTCGAATGTCTGAGCTCTGTCCTGTCTCGATCGCTGAGGCCCTTGATGACCGAGACGCTGCAGAAGAGATCGTCCGTTGGATCCACAGCGAGTACGACCTCGATGAGACGCCAGAAACGAACCACAGTTACCGCGTTGCCATCCGCATCTTCGGCAAACGACTGGCGGACGATGATGAGATCCCGGACTCGCTGAGCTGGATCTCTACGACCCTGCCATCGAGCTATGATCCCATGCCCGATCCGTCGAAGATGTTGGCGTGGGATGATGAAGTCCAGGCGATGCTTGAGGAGTGTCACAATCCCCGCGATCGAGCCGCTATCGCTCTCCAGTTCGATGCTGGCTTGCGTGGTGGTGAGCTCGAAGGTCTGAAGATTGGGGACGTCTCCGATACTGACACCGGCCTTATCGTTAGTGTCGATGGTAAGACCGGACAGCGATCGATCGACCTCATCCCTTCTGTTCCGTTCGTAAAGCGGTGGTTGGTCGAACACCCACGCCGCACTGACCACACTGCACCGTTGTGGTGCAAACTTTCCGATGGCTCTGAGATGAGCTATCGAAGCTATCTCAAGATGTTCAAGGAGCCTGCGAAACGCGCCGGAATTACCAAACCAGTCACGCCGACCGCATTCAGGAAGTCGAACGCCTGCTGGCTGGCCCGACAGGGTGCCAGCCAGACGCTTATCGAAGACCGTCAAGGGCGCGCGCGTGGCAGCGATCACACCGCACGCTACATCTCTAGATTCGGGCGTGAATCTGCGAACCGACAATACCGCAAACTCCACGGAATAGAAGTCGAGGAGACCGAAGAGGAGGATATTGCGCCCCATGATTGCCCCCGCTGCGAGAAGCCGACGCCCAAACACGAACCACTGTGTGTGTGGTGTGGCCAAGCCCTCGATCCCGAGGCTGCGAAACGGTCCAGAGACCTCAATAAATTCCTCCGCGATGCCTTGGCGCGAACCGACGATCCCGATAAGATCCAAGCGATTCTCGAGGTTGGGGATCTCGCCGACGACCGCGCAGACTTCCGCACACAGCTCGTCGAGCAGCTTAGTTCCTGA
- the aceA gene encoding isocitrate lyase translates to MTESTGDDQVEKLVNNREASIREIDNTAGREFRELLDSQNFVFAPGLYHALDARLAEMAGLDAAYMSGYSTVLGQFGFPDLEMVTMTEMVENAKRIVEATNLPVIADCDTGYGGIHNVRRAVREYEKAGVAAVHIEDQTTPKRCGHIAGKQIVSREKAEARFSAAVDAKQSDDTVIIARTDAYGSANGDWDEHLARGRLYSDAGVDLVWPEMPDPSREDAVNYAETIHETHPDQKLAFNYSSSFAWSQEEDPLTFEELGDLGYKYIFITLFGLHSGAHSVYEDFSKLAESDEEAQFDLEGRYLDHETESHHELSFVSRYQDIEAEFDPEAKARMEASEGFSEEKSDPISSDDD, encoded by the coding sequence ATGACCGAATCTACCGGCGACGATCAGGTCGAAAAGCTCGTGAACAACAGGGAAGCAAGCATTCGAGAGATTGACAACACCGCAGGTCGTGAGTTCCGCGAGTTACTCGATTCGCAGAATTTCGTGTTCGCACCAGGACTGTATCACGCACTCGATGCCCGTTTGGCAGAGATGGCCGGGCTCGACGCAGCGTACATGAGCGGCTACTCGACCGTGCTCGGACAGTTCGGATTTCCGGATCTCGAAATGGTCACGATGACCGAGATGGTCGAGAACGCAAAGCGGATCGTGGAAGCGACGAACCTTCCCGTTATCGCGGACTGTGACACTGGCTACGGTGGTATTCACAACGTCCGTCGGGCCGTTCGCGAGTACGAGAAGGCGGGCGTCGCTGCAGTTCACATCGAAGACCAGACCACGCCAAAGCGCTGTGGTCACATCGCCGGAAAGCAGATTGTCTCCCGAGAGAAAGCTGAAGCCCGTTTCTCCGCTGCAGTGGACGCAAAGCAGTCCGACGATACGGTCATTATCGCCCGCACGGACGCCTACGGCTCGGCCAACGGCGACTGGGACGAACACCTCGCTCGTGGCCGACTCTACTCCGACGCTGGCGTTGATCTCGTGTGGCCAGAAATGCCCGACCCCTCGCGCGAGGACGCCGTCAACTACGCCGAAACGATCCATGAGACGCACCCGGATCAGAAGCTCGCGTTCAATTACTCATCGAGCTTCGCGTGGTCCCAAGAGGAAGACCCGCTCACCTTCGAAGAGCTGGGTGATCTTGGATACAAGTACATCTTTATCACTCTCTTTGGACTTCATTCGGGCGCACATTCTGTCTACGAGGACTTTTCGAAGCTCGCAGAGAGCGACGAAGAAGCTCAGTTCGACCTCGAAGGTCGCTATCTCGACCACGAAACCGAGAGTCACCACGAACTCTCGTTCGTCAGCCGATATCAAGACATCGAGGCCGAGTTCGATCCCGAAGCGAAGGCCAGAATGGAGGCCTCAGAGGGCTTCAGCGAAGAGAAATCAGATCCAATCTCGTCGGATGACGACTAA
- a CDS encoding CoA ester lyase: MSEEIKLRRSQLAVPGSNPDFIAKAPTSGADEAFLDLEDSVAPNKKVESRDNVIEGLIEHDWSNTLPCYRMNGVDTKWWYGDIIEVIGEAGEYVDTIMVPMANNPGVVESVDNLLTAVEENNDLPVGEIGLQCQIEHAEGMTKISEVATASDRIESLVFGPGDYTASVDAAGLTIGSGEGYPGHYWHYQLSRIAHVAKSHGMQVIDGPFSDIDDGEGFRDSCRNAARLGCDGKWAIHPSQIEPANEVFAPSREEADRAKRIVEEYEAATEGGAGAVKIDGEMVDEATRKMAANIMRQADEAGMY, translated from the coding sequence ATGAGTGAGGAAATCAAGCTCCGACGGTCACAGCTTGCAGTCCCGGGGAGTAACCCGGACTTCATCGCGAAAGCACCGACATCTGGCGCTGACGAGGCGTTCCTCGACCTTGAGGACAGCGTTGCACCGAATAAAAAAGTCGAATCGCGCGACAACGTGATCGAGGGACTCATCGAGCACGATTGGAGCAACACCTTACCGTGCTACCGGATGAACGGCGTCGATACGAAGTGGTGGTACGGAGACATCATCGAAGTCATCGGCGAGGCAGGCGAGTACGTCGACACCATCATGGTGCCGATGGCGAACAACCCGGGAGTCGTCGAATCTGTCGACAACCTCCTTACTGCTGTCGAGGAGAACAACGATCTTCCTGTTGGTGAGATTGGCCTTCAGTGCCAGATCGAACACGCTGAAGGAATGACCAAAATATCGGAAGTCGCAACCGCCTCCGATCGGATCGAATCGCTCGTGTTCGGCCCTGGTGATTACACTGCTAGCGTTGATGCCGCCGGTCTGACCATCGGTTCCGGAGAAGGGTACCCTGGTCACTACTGGCATTATCAACTCTCTCGCATTGCCCACGTCGCAAAATCACACGGGATGCAGGTCATCGACGGACCATTCTCCGATATCGACGACGGGGAAGGATTCCGTGATTCCTGTCGAAATGCCGCACGGCTTGGCTGTGATGGTAAGTGGGCCATCCACCCGAGCCAGATCGAACCGGCAAACGAGGTCTTCGCACCGAGCCGAGAGGAGGCCGACCGAGCAAAGCGCATCGTCGAAGAGTACGAAGCGGCCACCGAAGGTGGTGCCGGTGCGGTTAAAATTGATGGCGAGATGGTCGATGAGGCGACCCGCAAAATGGCCGCCAACATCATGCGACAAGCTGACGAAGCTGGGATGTACTGA